GCGGCGCGCGTCCACCTCAGTCTCAGCGACCTGCCGGAGCTCGCCGCGGCGACGGTCGTCCTCGAGGGGACGTCTCCGCCATGAACGAGCGCTGGGTCGACGGCTTCAACGTCATGCATCGACTCGCCGACTGCGCGGCGCTGCTCGCGGAGGACCCGGAGGCCGCGCGGCGGCGCTTCCTCGACTTGCTCGCGCCCCTCGTCTACACGAGCGGCGAGCGCTGGACGGTGGTCTTCGACGGCCCGCGTTCGGGCCGGGCGCGCGCACCGGGTCCGATCGAGGTCGTCTACGCACCGAGCGCCGATGCCTGGCTGACCGCCGCGCTCGAGAAGCACCCGCGGCCGGCCCGCGTCACCGTGGTCACGGACGACGAGAAGGACATCGGCCGGCGCGCGCGCGCCCTGGGCGCGGCGGTGCTGCCGGCCGCGTCCATCCTGCGCGCCCTGAGCGAGGGCGAAGCCGAAGCGCCACCCGAACCCGAGAAGCCCGAGCAAGCGAGCGCGGAGGACGTCGCTTTCTGGCTCGATGCCTTCGGCGGCGGCGCCTCGGGCGAGCCGAAGCGCCGCTTCGATACGATCGGCGGCGCGCCAGCCGCCGGCGAAGGGCCCCGCGACGGTGAGGGCCACGACGACGACGGCGCGCGGCGCCGCTAGCGCGCCCCGCCCTCCAGATCCAGCAGCAAGTTCACCGTGACATCGACGCTGTCGTCCAGTCCCTGGCGCGCCAGGCGAACTTCGCCGTCCAGCACGAGGACGAGGATCGGCGCCGGGCCCTCCGACCCCGCGAGCGCAGCCGCGGCGGCGGGCGCGAGCAACTCGAGCGGCGCCGCGAGGGCCGCGGCCGCCAGTTTCTCGCGCCAGGGCGCCGGGTCGGCCAGGGCCGCGGTCTCGCCGCTCAGGAAGACGGGGCGGCAGGCGAGGCCCCGGTCCGCCAGGCGGGGCGCGAGGCGGCCGCAGGCCGCAATCATGCGCGCCGCCGGCTCGCCCGGCGGGAAGAGCAGCGTGAGTCCCTCGCCGGCCGGCGCGAGGCCGCCGGCCGCGAGCGCCGCAGCGATGGCCGCGGGGGACGGTCCCGAGAAGGCGCTCTCGCCCAGGCTCCAGCCGGGCCCGACGTCCAGCGGCAGGCTCACTGCGCTGAGCGCGCCGGGCTCGACCCGGAAGCGCTTGAGCCGCCCGTAGGCGCTGCCGCCCGGCACGCGATTCGCCGTGCTGAAGACGAAGTCTCCCGCGTCCCAGTCCTGCTCGCCGAGTCGGGGTTCCCACCAGGGGCTCTGGCAGGCGCCGGCCGCGAGGCGCGCCACGTTGAAGTGGCGATAGGACTCCGCGAGCGTGTCCGGGCGCGCGTCGCGCGTCACCGTGAGCGCGAGCCGCCCGAGCGCGCTGGCCGCGCCGGCCTCCGTCTTCAGCGTGCCCGCCGGGGGATCGAGGGCGCGCCACTCGCCCTGCCAGACCTCGCAGACCCCGTAGCGCAGTCGCGCGGGCCAGCCGTTGCGGCGCAGGAGCCCGACCAGGCAGGTGCCGAGGTCCTCCGCGGTGCCGCGGCCGAGTGCCCAGCACTGGGCCGGGTCGAGCGGGCTGCCGTGGTAGCTGGCCGGCGTCGCCTGCACGCGCGCGCGGAAGGCCGCGAGCAGGGCCGCGAGGTCGGCCGTCGCCGTCGCGGCCGGCGCGAGGAGCGGCAGACCCGCGCGCCAGGCGGCCGCCGTCTCGCGGTCGATGCGACTGGCGAGCTGCCCCGCGCGCAGAATGCTGTCCGGCACGGCGAGGCCGAGCGCCGCCAGGCGGCCGCCGTCTCGCGGTCGATGCGACTGGCGAGCTGCCCCGCGCGCAGAATGCTGTCCGGCACGGCGAGGCCGAGCGCCGCCAGGCGGCCGCGCTGGGCCTGGGCCAGGGCCAGCTCGCCGGCGATGGTCTCTTCGCCGAGCTCGACGAGGTCCTTGTCGTCCATCGCCTCGAGCACGGCGAGCAGGTCCTCGCGCGCCAGCGAGTCCGCGGCGGCCGCGAGCAGGGCGAAGAGCGCCGAGGCGCGCGTGTAGGGCTTCGTGTCCAGCAGGGCGCGCCAGCGCGCGGCCTGCGCGGCCGGCAGCGAGTCGAGCGCGGCCGCTTCGGCGGCGGAGGGCTCGCGCAGCTTGCGCCGGTCGGCGTCGCGGGCGGCGATGGCGCGCGCGAGGGCGGCCTCCTCCTCGGCGCTCACCAGGTTGAGGTCGCGCGCCGGACGCGCATCCTCCTCGGGATAGCGCAGCCAGAAGCCGGGCGCTGTGTCCAGGTCGTAGCGATCGCCCGCGTCGAGCGTGACGTCCAGGCGCGTGCCGCTCGCGCCGCCGACGACGCGCAAGTAGAGTGTCGAGTCGTTGCCGGCCGTGAGCGCGTACTCCCCGGGACCGAGG
This DNA window, taken from bacterium, encodes the following:
- a CDS encoding NYN domain-containing protein, with product MNERWVDGFNVMHRLADCAALLAEDPEAARRRFLDLLAPLVYTSGERWTVVFDGPRSGRARAPGPIEVVYAPSADAWLTAALEKHPRPARVTVVTDDEKDIGRRARALGAAVLPAASILRALSEGEAEAPPEPEKPEQASAEDVAFWLDAFGGGASGEPKRRFDTIGGAPAAGEGPRDGEGHDDDGARRR
- a CDS encoding transglutaminase domain-containing protein, with product ADSLAARVEATLARHLDGPRIAAWLETLPAGSLEDEAARWILAWLPLSDCAELRLPLLREHVEQAAAAYRESPWRAQIPHALWLHFIVPHRVSQEPAQPWRAAFARALAPRVAGAPTMEAAALAVNRWCREQATYTPSSGRDLGPLGTIARGLGRCEEETILAVCALRAAGLPARSCATPYWTFTDSNHAWVEVWTDGAWHYLGGCEPDRCLDRAWFTGAARRAGFVRSAAYGEFDPAPEPLYRAEQGVTLINSTPVYGDPIHLRAALAPAIADQCAPELTVNVLNFGSLRALAKVAGGGEIALGPGEYALTAGNDSTLYLRVVGGASGTRLDVTLDAGDRYDLDTAPGFWLRYPEEDARPARDLNLVSAEEEAALARAIAARDADRRKLREPSAAEAAALDSLPAAQAARWRALLDTKPYTRASALFALLAAAADSLAREDLLAVLEAMDDKDLVELGEETIAGELALAQAQRGRLAALGLAVPDSILRAGQLASRIDRETAAAWRRSASPCRTAFCARGSSPVASTARRRPPGARVCRSSRRPRRRRPTSRPCSRPSARACRRRRPATTAARSTRPSAGHSAAAPRRTSAPAWSGSCAATAGPRDCATGSARSGRASGAPSIPRRAR